The sequence below is a genomic window from Melioribacteraceae bacterium.
TCTGTGCAGAGGCACGGGAATCAAAAGATCACCATCCCAGCTTTTTATCTCCTCCTTTAATAACGTGCCAGACATTTTACCCAGAAATATTCCAATTCTAAAATTCTCCATGTATTTAAGTGAGTGAATAAGATGCTGAAGCGGTTTCTCTTTTTCAAAAACAAATGCTGAAATAAATCCTGAAATTATTTTACCGGATTCAAATTTCCTGTTGAATTCTAATTCAATTCTTTTACTGTCCGCTCTCTGGATAAGATTGCAGCATGGTTCGCAGATATAAATGGTATCCGGATTTAGTTTGCAGTTGCACGAAAGACAGAATCTGGGGAGGAAAAAATCAAATAAGTGATTAAATAAAAACATCCACTTCTATGTTATCCCTTTTGAATTTAGAAACTCGCCAACTTTTTTATCGCTTAACTGGAGATGATTGAAAAACCATCTTTTAAGCCCGTCGATCTGCTCCATATCCACCATGGTCTTATCATCATTTTTTATTTTATCGAAACGGCTGACCCATTGATTGTAAAACCGGTCGTGTTCAAGTTTGTGAGAAATATAGCCGGGAAAATGATACTGCTTCATATACCCTTCTTCCGTCTCAAAATGCTTCTCAATTTCTTCAATCAGTAACTTCAGGTGATCAATAAACGTGGCTCTTTTTCCGGCAGTAAAATCCGAGTGGACTTTATTGATTATAAAGGCAATTTCACTATGCTGCTTGTCAATAGATGCGATGTTTACTTTCTCTTCTTCTGTAAAATCAACGAACGGCATAATCTATCTCTTGTTTGTTATAACATTCCTGCACGTTTCCGTAAAAACCACTCAAGGGCAAATAAACAAATTATTATTACCATAATCCACTCATTCGTCCACAATGAATATTCATGGTAAACCGGTTTCTCCGATTTTGTTGCGGAGTTTATATTTCTTAACCTTTCAAAAAGTCCCTCATAACTGCTGATAGAGTAATATTCTCCGCCTGAAACATCTGCCAGATTTTTTAATAAGTTAGTATTCATCTTTGTGTTTAGTAATTCAGTTTCACCCGTGCTTACGCTGAATCTTCCTCTGTTACTTTTAACATCTACTCCGTCGTAAATTGCATTCCCATCGAATGTATAATCTCCGTCCTCGTTTAATTCTAAAGAACCCCTGTAAACTCCATTATTGATTCTGGTTAATGTAATATCCGAATCAAAACTGCCGCGTTTAACTCCCAGCTTAATTTCGGCCGAGTTAACCGGTGAAAATGTCTGGTCGTATAATTCTGCTGTAAATTCAGCACGTTCACCCCTTGAATAAACTTTCTTATCTGTCCTGATCGTGAACTGGTCCTTTGTACCCGTTATATTCAGCCATTTGATTATGTCATTGAAAAAACCCTGTAAAAAGAGGGGATTGTCATTGGCCATTCCTAATTGCCAGCGCCATATTTCGCCTGCTAAAAATGCTATTGATCTGTAACCGGCAATATTTCTGGCAACCATCAGCGGAGAATTAGTTTGAACTGTTCTTATAATAGAATTAAGAAGTATTTCACTTCCGT
It includes:
- a CDS encoding bacteriohemerythrin; this translates as MPFVDFTEEEKVNIASIDKQHSEIAFIINKVHSDFTAGKRATFIDHLKLLIEEIEKHFETEEGYMKQYHFPGYISHKLEHDRFYNQWVSRFDKIKNDDKTMVDMEQIDGLKRWFFNHLQLSDKKVGEFLNSKGIT
- a CDS encoding ComF family protein, yielding MFLFNHLFDFFLPRFCLSCNCKLNPDTIYICEPCCNLIQRADSKRIELEFNRKFESGKIISGFISAFVFEKEKPLQHLIHSLKYMENFRIGIFLGKMSGTLLKEEIKSWDGDLLIPVPLHRLKKAERGYNQSYYIAKGISSVTKIPVEESVIKRKRFTETQTELTLEERKDNIRSAFTVSGNKKIAGKNIILVDDVITTGATISECGSVLKENGAAEIFALSVAVAD